The sequence ATTTTGATGCATGGGAAATCGATTTTCTCGCTGACTACATCGTCAACCGGCATCATAGTTTCGTTCGCAATCAATTACAGGTATTGACCGCTCACCTTCGAAAATTAATCGAAGTTCACGGCTCACGTCATCCGGAACTAGGCTCCATCGGCTCTCACTTCGAGGCTGTTAAAGAAGAACTTATTCGGCATATGCACAACGAAGAGAACATACTCTTTCCATTCATCAAAAAATTGATTGACATCCGCGACGGTCGTATTTCTAAAGAATATCCGCCATTTGTCACCGTCGAAAATCCAATTCGCGTGATGGTAATCGAACATGAAGAAGCCGGCGATGCCTTGAAACAAATTCGCCGTCTGAGCAATAATTTTACTCCGCCGGAAGACGCGTGCACAACTTATCGCGTATGTTTTGCCGAATTGGAAGAATTTGAACGTGATTTGCATCAGCATGTTCACCTCGAAAACAATATTCTGTTTCCTAAAGCCATTGAACTCGAAAAACAAGTTAACTTATAAATCAATTGATTGGAGGAATTATGAAAACCAAAATAATGCTTATGGTTCTGCTCGTTACCAGCGTCATGCTCTGGTCGTGCGGAGAAGCTTCCGGAGAAAACGGCAAAGAGCCTGTTAAAACCGCGGCCAATACCGGATCGAATGTAGTCAAATCGAATCCGTCGGGACTCAACACGTTTCAACTCGAACACGGAGTCGGACCGATTACGGCCGAATTTAAACTGGCGGCCGTCAACGCAACATTAGCCAAAACCGGCGAGAAAGTTTTTGAGACCAAATGTTTTTCCTGCCACCGGTTGGACGACCGTTATGTCGGGCCGCCGCTCCGTGAAGTCACGAAACGCCGCAAACCGGAATACATCGTCAACATGATTCTCAATCCGGACGAAATGATCAAAAAACATCCGGATGCTAAGAAATTATTGGCGGAATTTATGACACCGATGACATTCCAAAATGTCACGAAGGACGAAGCGATGGCCATTTTGGAATACTTCCGTTATTCGGCAGAACAGAAGAAGAAGTAATTGTTGTCTACGCTGAAACGATTTCGGCGTAATAACTATAGCTGCAATGGCGATTGCAGCGAACTTAACATCAACTCACATTAGGTGGAGGTGGATTATGTTTTCGACTTGGAAACGAACCGGCGTGAAGATAGCCCTCGCGCTGGCCGTAGGATTTATATTCTGGTGGGGCTGCTCCGGCAAAAAAGAAATGGCCGGCTCGAGCGACGCGGCGTCCAAAGTCTATGTGGCTCCGGGAAGCTATGACGAATTCTACGCGTTTTTGTCCGGCGGTTTTAGCGGGCAAGTAGCGGCGTATGGATTACCCAGCGGGCGCTTATTACGCGTCATTCCAGTGTTTGCCGTTAATCCGGAGAACGGTTATGGATACACTGATGAGACGAAAAATATGTTAAATAGTACCCACGGATTCATCCCGTGGGATGACAGTCACCATCCGGAACTGTCAAAAACCAACGATGTACCCGACGGTCGGTGGTTGTTTATTAATTCCAACAATACGCCGCGTATTGCCCGCATCGATCTGTCTACTTTCCGTACGGCCGAAATTCTTGAAATTCCCAACAGCGGCGGTAATCATGCTTCACCTTTCGCTACGGAAAATACGGAATACATCGTTGCGGCAACACGCTTCAGCGTGCCGATTCCCGATCGCGATGTTCCAATCAACAGTTTCAAAGAAAATTTTAAAGGCAGTCTGTCATTTGTCAAAGTGAACCCGCAGTCCGGCGATATGAGTATTGCGTTTCAAATTCTGGCTCCCGGATTTAACTACGATCTGAGCCATGCGGGAAAGGGGCCTTCCAGCGGGTGGTTTTTCTTCTCGACGTATAATACCGAACAAGCCCATACGTTATTGGAAATTAACGCGAGCCAAAAAGATAAAGATTTTATTTTGGCGGTTAACTGGAAAAAAGCCGAAGAGTATGTGAAGCAGGGAAAAGCCAAAGATTGGGGCGGAGAATATTATCACAACGTTTTTAACGAATCGACCCAAATGGCGGAATCCAATCTGAATAAAGGCGTCAAAATGCTGATACCGGCGGATTGTCCGGACATGATGTATCTGATTCCTTGCCCAAAATCACCGCACGGCGCAGACGTTGATCCGTCAGGCG is a genomic window of bacterium containing:
- a CDS encoding cytochrome c — translated: MKTKIMLMVLLVTSVMLWSCGEASGENGKEPVKTAANTGSNVVKSNPSGLNTFQLEHGVGPITAEFKLAAVNATLAKTGEKVFETKCFSCHRLDDRYVGPPLREVTKRRKPEYIVNMILNPDEMIKKHPDAKKLLAEFMTPMTFQNVTKDEAMAILEYFRYSAEQKKK
- the ric gene encoding iron-sulfur cluster repair di-iron protein — encoded protein: MDFQTSTSIGEIVKNDFRTAAVFEQYGLDFCCGGKKSLGQGCAEKGIDPEKVLNDVAQLKNTAGRVENFDAWEIDFLADYIVNRHHSFVRNQLQVLTAHLRKLIEVHGSRHPELGSIGSHFEAVKEELIRHMHNEENILFPFIKKLIDIRDGRISKEYPPFVTVENPIRVMVIEHEEAGDALKQIRRLSNNFTPPEDACTTYRVCFAELEEFERDLHQHVHLENNILFPKAIELEKQVNL
- the nosZ gene encoding Sec-dependent nitrous-oxide reductase — protein: MFSTWKRTGVKIALALAVGFIFWWGCSGKKEMAGSSDAASKVYVAPGSYDEFYAFLSGGFSGQVAAYGLPSGRLLRVIPVFAVNPENGYGYTDETKNMLNSTHGFIPWDDSHHPELSKTNDVPDGRWLFINSNNTPRIARIDLSTFRTAEILEIPNSGGNHASPFATENTEYIVAATRFSVPIPDRDVPINSFKENFKGSLSFVKVNPQSGDMSIAFQILAPGFNYDLSHAGKGPSSGWFFFSTYNTEQAHTLLEINASQKDKDFILAVNWKKAEEYVKQGKAKDWGGEYYHNVFNESTQMAESNLNKGVKMLIPADCPDMMYLIPCPKSPHGADVDPSGEYIVGGGKLATVIPVFAFAKIQKAIEDKAFDGEVEGIPVLKYDAVIAGEVQEAGLGALHTEFDGKGYAYTSHFVSSEVTKWKLGTWEVVDRIPAYYSIGHLMIPGGDSHKPWGKYLLAMNKITKDRYLPTGPELNQSAQLIDISGDKMKLLLDFPTVGEPHYAQGIAAELVTKNQRKIYDINENKHPYVTKSEKDARVEKKGKEVHIYMTASRSHFTPDNIEGVKVGDEVYFHVTNLEQDWDIPHGFAIKGGNTAELLIMPGETLTYRWTPKKAGIYPFYCTDFCSALHQEMQGYVRVSETNTNVPLSFGTGK